GATGCACGAGATCGCCGAGAAGGGCATCGCGGCGCACTGGACCTACAAGGAAGACGGCTCGATCAGCCAAAACGACCAGAAGAAGTTCCAATGGCTGCGCGAGCTCTTGGACCTGCAAAAAGACCTGCAAGACCCGGCGGAATTTCTCGACACCGTCAAGCTCGACCTTTTCGCCACCGACGTCTACGTCTTCACCCCGAAGGGACAGCTCAAGGAGCTCCCCTACGGCTCGACGCCGGTGGACTTCGCATTCAGCATCCACAGCGATGTCGGCAAGCAGTGCGTCGGCGCCAAGGTCAACGACAAGATCGTGCCGCTCGACTACGTACTGAAGAGCGGGGATACGGTGCAGGTCCTGACCAAGCCCGGCTCGAAGCCGAACCGCGACTGGCTCAAATTCGTCAAGACCTCCCGGGCCAAGGCCAAGATCCGCCAGGAGATCCGTGACGAGCAGCGTGACCGGGCGCTCAGCCTGGGCAACGAGCTGTTGACCAACGAGATCGAGCGCCACGGGATCCAGGCGGGAAAGTATTTGAAGGACGACAAGCTCCTCGAGGTGGCGCGGGAGTTCCACCTCAAGAACGCCGAGTCCCTGATCGCCCAGATCGGATACGGCAAGATCTCGCCGCACCACGTGGTCGTGAAATTGATTCCCGCCGAGCTGCTGATCAAGCCCGAGCCCAGCCCCGCCAAGACCGGCGTTTTGGGGGAGATCTTCCAAAAGGTGAAGAAGCGCTCGAAGAGCGCGATCACGGTGGGCGGCTTGAACGACGTCCTGGTCGCGATGGGCAAGTGCTGCAACCCGCTGCCGGGAGACAGCATCACCGGCTTCATCACGCGGGGAAGGGGCGTCACGGTGCACACCGTCGATTGTCCCAAGGTCCTCGCCACCGATCCCGACCGCCGGGTGGAGGTCAACTGGGACGACGCCAGCGACTTGAGCCATCAGGCCAAGATCCGCGCGGTCAGCGTGGACCGGCCCGGCATCCTAGCCTCGATGACCAAGACGATCAGCAACCTGGGGGTGAACATCTCGCAGGCCAACATCCGGACGAGCAGCGACCTGAAGGCGATCAACATCTTCGTCCTCGACATCAAAAATAGGCAGCAGTTGTTGGAGGTCGTGCGGGCCTTGGAGACCCTGGCGGGGGTTATCTCGGTGGAGCAGATTCGGTCGTAGTTCTATCTACGCCGCCTTCGTCACCTTGCCGGAGCGGATGCAACGCGTGCAAACGGTGATGTTCTGCACCTTGCCCTGGTAGAGCGCCCGGACCTTTTGCAGGTTGGGATGATTCTTGGTGTGCGACTTGTTGTTGGCATGGCTGACGATGTTTCCAGCCTGGGCGGTCTTTTTGCAAAGGATACACATGCGCGGCATAAGGACTCCTCAGTGCAGCATCCCCGAGACGTAGGGGAGCTCGGCTAACGATTCCATCGTGATCGACAGGTCGCGGCGCAGGCCTTCGACCTCCTCCTTCAACATCTGAACCTCGTGGCTCTGGCGCCGGTTGGTGACCAGGAGCTCGTCCATCTGCTTCAGGAGCGACTTCAGTAACACCTTGTTATCCTTGGTGTTTACCTTGGGGGCCTTGAAGGGCGCCCGTTTTGAAACTTTCTTCATAGGGACCTTGAACCTCAAAAATCGGGAGGCCGAGGCTCTATTGCAATCAGGGGCTTCCGTCAAGGTTATTCGACCCACGGGAGGCCCGCGGAGGCCCTAAAAGTACAGGTCCGCGGCCGTGAAGGCGAGGAAAAAGACGCTCAAGAGTCCGTTGGCGGTGAAGAAGGCCGCGTTGACCTTGGCCAGGTCGTCGCGGATCGTCGCGTGTTCCCAGAGCAGGAAGGCGCCGCTTAGGCCCAATCCCGCCCAGTAAAAGCCCCCCAAGGCCTCCAGGAGCCCGTAGAGGACCAGGAGGGCGAGGAAGGTCGCATGACAGAGGGAAGAGAGCTTGAGGCTGCCTTTCAGGCCGAGGCGGACCGGCAGAGAGCGCAGGCCTTGTTCCCGGTCGAATTCCAGGTCCTGCAGGGCATAGAGCAGGTCGAAGCCGGCCACCCAAAGCAGGACGGCCGCGCCCAGGACGAGGGAGGGGATGGGGATTCTGCCTGTGGCGGCGATGGCCGCGCCGATGGGGGCCATCCCCAGGCAGAAGCCCAGGATGAGCTGGGTGAAGTCGGTGAAGCGCTTGGCCAAGGAGTAGAGAAACAAGGCCGCGAGGCAGAAAGGAGAAAGCCAAAAGGCCAGGGGGTTGATCCGCCAGGCCGCGAGGAGGAAGCCGGCGCTGGAGATCAGGATTAAAGCAATCACATAAGATTTAGAAAGTAAGCCGGCGGGAATATGTCGGTTTTTAGTGCGCGGATTTAAGGCGTCGAAGCGGGCGTCCGCCAGCCGGTTGAAGGCCATGGCAGCGGTGCGGGCGAGGACCACGCAGAGCACGACCCAGAGCAGGAGTGTCCAGGAGAAGCGGCCGCGCGAGGCGACCAGGAAGGCGGCCAGGGCGAAGGGGAGGGCGAAGAGGCTGTGGGAGAACTTCACCAGCTCGAGGGTGTAGCGGAATTTTTGTAGGATGTTGGCGTTTGTGGTCATGCGACGTTCGTAGGGGCCGTTCCCTCCTTCGGAGGACAAGCGCGAACGGCCCCTACACGGCCTCCGCGACGATGCGATGCGCGATGCCCCCGGAGAGCGGCAACACCTCCGGCCTCTGAAATCCGTGTTCCAGCAAGAGCCGCCCGTACTCCTCTACGCTGAGGAAGTGCTGGATCGAGTTCTGCAAATACTCATAAGCCTTCCGGTTCCGCGAGACGGCCCCGCCGATCCGGGGGAGGACGTACTTTCCATAAGTCTGATAGAAGAGCTTCGAGAAGAATCGTTCCGGCCGGAAAAACTCCAACACGACCAGCTTCCCGCCGGGTTTGAGCACCCGGCGGATCTCCCGGGCCGCCTCGGCGCGATGCTCGAGGTTGCGGATCCCGAAGGCGCAGAGGACGGCGTCGAAGGAGCCCGCGCCGAAGGGCAGGCGGTGCCCGTCGGCGCAGATGCGATGGGCCTTGGCCTTGCCGCGGACCTTGTCGCGTCCCTCTTCGAGCATGGCGACGGCGAAGTCGGCCGCGAAGACCTCGCTTTGGGGAAATTTTTGCAAAACCTTCTGGGTCAGGTCGAGGGTGCCGGCGCAGAGGTCGAGGACCCGCGCGGGCGTCGCCTTGCCCAGCGCGGCGACGGCCTTGTCCCGCCAGCGCTTGTCGACCGAGAGGCTCAGGAAGTGATTGAGAAAGTCGTAGCTCGGCGCGATCGAGGTGAAGAGTTCTTGGACTTCCTTGGACATGGGGGGCTTATAGTCAGCCGCGTTCCGAAAGTAAATCGGGGATTCAGCCGGAGGTTTCCCGCCGGTCGGACCTTGCTTCCGCGGCCTCGGCTTCGCGTTCGGCCTCCGCTTCCCGAGCCGCGGGCGACTCATCGCCCGGATGTCGGTCTTTCTCCCGCGGCGGGGCCGCGATTCTGAGGCGCTCCGGGGTCTTCACGTGATTATCATAATCGGAGAGCTTCTCTCCGGCCCCTAAAAACTTCCCGTTCTGATCGAAGAAAACATATTTATTTGGATAGCGACCTCTCAAGGGATCATCGGAAAATACGTTGTGACTTATCAAGGCCTTGATTTTTCCGTTTGCATGAAAATGAACTTGCGAGGGACCTGCCGTATTGTAGGCGCCGACTTTTGTAGAACCGAAGGGGAGCTGCACGTAGGCCAAAGATCCGGTCTCGGTTAGGTAGATCTCGGCTTCGGGAGGAACGGTAGTGTCGTTAATCTTGCAATCCAAAGCGAAAATGGCGGCATGCCATTCGAGATTCTTGGCGGCGCGCATGCGCAGCAGTCTGCCCTCCGCGTCGACGACGGCGGTGATTCCCGAGGAAAATCGTTGGCCCTGGATGGTCTGGGGTTTCGTGAACAGAATTTCCCGTGGTTGGTCGTTTTCATGAAAAGCGGTCACCTGAAGCCGCTTCGGATTTAGTTCCGCCAGAAAATTAAAGGATCCTTGAGCCGTCGGGATTCGATAAATTGAGCCTGCCGGATTCCGGATCTCGGTGGGCGAGGA
The nucleotide sequence above comes from Deltaproteobacteria bacterium PRO3. Encoded proteins:
- a CDS encoding bifunctional (p)ppGpp synthetase/guanosine-3',5'-bis(diphosphate) 3'-pyrophosphohydrolase, which encodes MISLQDILASVRGYNPKADLSLIEKAYRFSEKVHEGQKRASGEPYFIHPVEVAAILAEMQLDAASIAAGLLHDTVEDTLIPIDEIKKEFGPEISLLVDGVTKLSKIKFSTTEEKQAENFRKMMLAMAVDIRVILIKLADRLNNMRTLHHLSVERQLKIAKETAEIYAPLANRLGIQWMKVELEDLSLKYLKPEIYNTIYHQVEVVRKEREAYMARVQELLEKKFSEYGVQAHIYGRVKHLYSIYRKMESQNIAFEQVHDIMAFRIIVDNIRQCYEVLGVLHELWKPVPGRFKDYIAMPKVNNYRSLHTTVICLEGQRVEFQIRTQEMHEIAEKGIAAHWTYKEDGSISQNDQKKFQWLRELLDLQKDLQDPAEFLDTVKLDLFATDVYVFTPKGQLKELPYGSTPVDFAFSIHSDVGKQCVGAKVNDKIVPLDYVLKSGDTVQVLTKPGSKPNRDWLKFVKTSRAKAKIRQEIRDEQRDRALSLGNELLTNEIERHGIQAGKYLKDDKLLEVAREFHLKNAESLIAQIGYGKISPHHVVVKLIPAELLIKPEPSPAKTGVLGEIFQKVKKRSKSAITVGGLNDVLVAMGKCCNPLPGDSITGFITRGRGVTVHTVDCPKVLATDPDRRVEVNWDDASDLSHQAKIRAVSVDRPGILASMTKTISNLGVNISQANIRTSSDLKAINIFVLDIKNRQQLLEVVRALETLAGVISVEQIRS
- the rpmB gene encoding 50S ribosomal protein L28; translated protein: MPRMCILCKKTAQAGNIVSHANNKSHTKNHPNLQKVRALYQGKVQNITVCTRCIRSGKVTKAA
- a CDS encoding 4-hydroxybenzoate octaprenyltransferase encodes the protein MTTNANILQKFRYTLELVKFSHSLFALPFALAAFLVASRGRFSWTLLLWVVLCVVLARTAAMAFNRLADARFDALNPRTKNRHIPAGLLSKSYVIALILISSAGFLLAAWRINPLAFWLSPFCLAALFLYSLAKRFTDFTQLILGFCLGMAPIGAAIAATGRIPIPSLVLGAAVLLWVAGFDLLYALQDLEFDREQGLRSLPVRLGLKGSLKLSSLCHATFLALLVLYGLLEALGGFYWAGLGLSGAFLLWEHATIRDDLAKVNAAFFTANGLLSVFFLAFTAADLYF
- a CDS encoding ubiquinone/menaquinone biosynthesis methyltransferase yields the protein MSRPRLGKRRPNAKPRPRKQGPTGGKPPAESPIYFRNAADYKPPMSKEVQELFTSIAPSYDFLNHFLSLSVDKRWRDKAVAALGKATPARVLDLCAGTLDLTQKVLQKFPQSEVFAADFAVAMLEEGRDKVRGKAKAHRICADGHRLPFGAGSFDAVLCAFGIRNLEHRAEAAREIRRVLKPGGKLVVLEFFRPERFFSKLFYQTYGKYVLPRIGGAVSRNRKAYEYLQNSIQHFLSVEEYGRLLLEHGFQRPEVLPLSGGIAHRIVAEAV